One genomic segment of Stigmatopora argus isolate UIUO_Sarg chromosome 18, RoL_Sarg_1.0, whole genome shotgun sequence includes these proteins:
- the LOC144092379 gene encoding uncharacterized protein LOC144092379 → MLTTDNRKRHRSSDSEENQQLSPQAKRSGGGPCLLVSDVDSESSSSDSSGGGGGGGVCGTDRGTVVTGRPCIRTPHRSHANVPEDPAVSAQRGFHGDGGDFSYDSINRVLREAHFSSLQTRGRPGST, encoded by the exons ATGCTGACAACAGATAACAG AAAACGCCACCGGAGCAGCGACAGCGAGGAAAATCAACAGCTGAGCCCTCAGGCCAAGAGGTCAGGCGGGGGTCCGTGCCTACTCGTGTCTGACGTGGACTCGGAG TCGTCGAGCAGCGatagcagcggcggcggcggtggcggcggcgtctGCGGTACGGACAGAGGGACGGTGGTCACCGGCAGGCCGTGCATCCGCACCCCCCATCGCTCCCACGCCAACGTGCCCGAGGATCCGGCAGTCTCGGCGCAGCGCGGTTTccacggcgacggcggcgaTTTCTCCTACGACTCCATCAACAGAGTGCTGAGAGAGGCTCACTTCAGCAGTCTACAGACGAGAGGCCGCCCGGGTTCGACATGA
- the LOC144092380 gene encoding arylsulfatase G-like, protein MKVINHSTETLKKALISNRRDLAEIYQQYTKEERRFLEEGLNPGEPGSVFQAITVHSDSDWIPSHPEEPQDFESFYKDPHKKTPSVNCGTIYIQTIGSFGETGPQTEEYLEWLCKYCQAFFYGLPVRRLPAVTVAQTACSFRINHGSQNLQLLTGDVLQFLWKRKPRDAFCVVGITMIDLYPKESWNFVFGQASLNKGIGVFSFARFDDNFYDKSYAGRLKMQKQPKQGNYAVFDGHYTPPITSTLLLRSCKVQEHLLLFSHRKKINFFSFQTMTHEIGHMFWIRHCQWLSCVMQGSNHLQESDRRPLHLCPICLRKLQVSVGFNIGERYKALQQWMEEEPKPAAEESTLVKPTEAFQADKLRLRRCRHILETSERFCHKMAGGLTPLLVCRMLLCGLLFQLTSWQSAALKTSDTRPNFIIVLADDIGWGDLDVNRPEQKSNNTPYLNLMAQQGLRFLDFHSPASTCSPSRASILTGRYGLRNGVTRNFAAGSLGGLPLSEITLPQILRRAGYYTAMIGKWHLGHNGPYGPTKRGFDYYLGIPYSNDMGCTDVPGYDLPQCPACPSSRPPKTRLKTSEEKNTGCYSRVGLPLFENSSIVEQPLDPWTLARQYQSAAQRIIRHARERGQPYFLYVALAHMHVPLAPPIPRPATTDPPPLEGQVYAATLRDMDDLVGSIRSASHGNDTLIWFTGDNGPWEQKCQYAGSAGPFQGKWQTKRGGGSAKKTTWEGGHRVPTVAYWPGVIPPNSTSSALLSGMDIFPTLLSLAGVTPPTDRRYDGMDATNVLLHGKQTGHQVLFHPNSGAAGQFGDFQAVRTGKYKTFYLTGGAEACGGATATQEIHDPPLIFDLERDPAEETPLKFGTPEYRATAERVARLREDFLWDVATDQSVSTADYAIDESRVPCCEPTRPACRCLSPG, encoded by the exons ATGAAGGTGATAAACCACTCCACAGAAACCCTTAAAAAAGCATTAATTTCCAACCGTAGGGACTTGGCTGAAATTTACCAACAGTACACCAAAGAAGAACGCCGCTTTTTAGAGGAAGGACTGAATCCGGGTGAGCCTGGTTCTGTTTTCCAGGCTATTACTGTGCACTCAGACTCCGATTGGATCCCGTCGCATCCCGAGGAGCCTCAAGACTTTGAGAGTTTTTATAAAGACCCTCACAAAAAGACACCCAGTGTAAACTGTGGTACTATTTACATTCAGACAATTG GTTCTTTTGGCGAAACGGGACCCCAGACAGAAGAGTATTTGGAATGGCTTTGCAAATACTGCCAAGCCTTCTTCTATGGGCTGCCTGTTCGTCGGTTACCAGCTGTCACCGTCGCACAAACAGCGTGCTCTTTTAGAATTAACCATGGCTCACAAAACCTTCAGCTGCTCACGG GTGACGTGCTGCAGTTTCTGTGGAAAAGGAAACCAAGAGATGCTTTTTGCGTTGTTGGAATCACCATGATTGATCTCTACCCAAAAGAGTCCTGGAATTTTGTATTTGGACAAGCATCTCTGAATAAGG GCATTGGTGTTTTCAGCTTTGCCAGGTTCGATGACAACTTCTACGACAAAAGCTACGCAGGAAGGTTAAAGATGCAGAAACAACCCAAGCAGGGCAACTATGCTGTCTTTGATGGCCACTACACTCCACCCATCACCAGCACTCTGCTGCTGCGCTCCTGCAAGGTGCAAGAACACTTGTTGCTCTTCTcccacaggaaaaaaataaactttttttctttccagacCATGACACATGAAATCGGACATATGTTCTGGATACGGCATTGCCAGTGGCTAAGCTGCGTCATGCAGGGCTCCAACCATCTGCAGGAGTCGGACCGTCGCCCCCTCCATCTCTGTCCCATCTGCCTACGCAAACTTCAGGTCTCAGTGGGGTTTAACATAGGCGAGAGATACAAG GCTTTGCAGCAATGGATGGAAGAGGAGCCAAAGCCAGCAGCAGAGGAGTCCACCTTGGTCAAAcctactgaagcttttcaggcGGACAAACTGAGGCTGCGGAGGTGCCGGCACATACTGGAAACCAGTGAACG attTTGTCACAAAATGGCGGGGGGATTGACGCCGCTGCTTGTTTGCAGGATGCTACTGTGTGGCCTTTTATTCCAACTGACGTCATGGCAGTCAGCCGCACTTAAGACGTCCGACACGAGGCCCAACTTCATTATCGTACTGGCTGACGACATCGGATGGGGCGACCTGGACGTAAACCGACCCGAACAAAAGTCCAACAATACGCCATATCTAAACTTGATGGCGCAGCAAGGACTGAG ATTCTTAGACTTCCACTCCCCGGCCTCAACCTGCTCCCCATCCCGCGCTTCCATTTTGACGGGCCGCTACGGGCTGAGGAACGGGGTCACCCGCAACTTTGCAGCGGGCTCGCTGGGCGGTCTACCTCTGTCCGAAATCACTTTACCACAAATCCTACGGCGGGCCGGTTACTACACCGCCATGATCGGGAAATGGCATCTCGGCCATAACGGACCATATGGCCCCACCAAAAGAG GTTTTGATTACTACTTAGGTATTCCCTACAGTAATGATATGGGATGCACTGATGTACCTGGATATGATCTTCCCCAGTGCCCCGCCTGTCCCTCATCTCGACCCCCAAAAACCAG GTTGAAGACGAGTGAAGAGAAAAACACAGGCTGTTATTCCAGAGTGGGTCTTCCTCTGTTTGAAAACAGCAGCATCGTTGAACAGCCACTCGACCCGTGGACGCTTGCACGACAGTATCAATCGGCCGCACAAAGAATAATACGCCACGCGAG AGAACGAGGTCAGCCCTATTTTCTTTATGTAGCATTAGCTCACATGCACGTACCGTTGGCCCCCCCAATTCCACGCCCCGCGACCACTGACCCGCCGCCACTCGAAGGCCAAGTGTACGCCGCCACCCTGCGAGATATGGACGACCTTGTGGGCTCGATTAGGAGTGCTTCTCACGGCAATGATACGCTCATCTGGTTCACGG gCGACAACGGCCCTTGGGAGCAGAAGTGCCAATACGCGGGAAGTGCGGGACCGTTCCAAGGAAAGTGGCAAACAAAAAGAG GTGGGGGTTCAGCTAAGAAGACCACTTGGGAAGGGGGCCATCGTGTGCCAACCGTGGCTTACTGGCCTGGCGTCATCCCGCCAAACTCCACCAGTTCAGCCCTGCTTAG CGGAATGGACATTTTCCCAACGCTCCTTTCCCTGGCAGGGGTGACGCCTCCCACGGACCGGCGCTACGATGGCATGGATGCCACAAATGTCTTACTGCATGGCAAACAGACTGGTCACCAG GTTCTCTTCCACCCTAACAGTGGTGCTGCAGGCCAGTTCGGTGACTTCCAGGCAGTCCGAACtggaaaatataaaacattctacctgacag GTGGTGCCGAAGCATGCGGGGGCGCCACAGCAACTCAGGAGATCCACGATCCACCATTGATATTTGACTTAGAGCGTGACCCGGCTGAAGAAACGCCCTTAAAATTTGGAACGCCCGAATACCGAGCGACAGCAGAGAGGGTCGCCCGTCTCAGGGAAGACTTTTTATGGGACGTGGCGACCGACCAATCCGTGTCCACGGCTGACTACGCAATAGACGAGTCGCGGGTGCCTTGCTGCGAACCCACGCGTCCGGCTTGCCGTTGCCTCTCACCCGGTTGA
- the LOC144092376 gene encoding monocarboxylate transporter 7-like produces MVLCRLKRPDFLGPNVYTEPPDGGWGWAVAVAFFVVEVFTYGTIKSFGIFLQVLMEEFGESNSRVSWIISICVFVMTFNGPLSSVLTNHFGFQLVVMLGGLLISSGTIATSFTTSINQMYITYGLVAGLGYCLTFLPTVTILSHYFAQRRSLVIAVASTGEALAMFALAPAFSSLRDLIGWRHTMAVIGALQGSIVICGAALRPIVIQPKSGQDPKTDEDTKYAIKDDSVVSKAKNGRELNGDGASYSDVQYEKADPDQEGRTLLTVEVNPQLAPSLKKDSKAEDGQIQDVEKQVSKAQDKKNDEKAAPKLKLLDFSILKEASFILYSFFGLFATLGFFAPQLYVIELSVSRGVERDRATYMLSIMAVAEIVGRFFIGWVLTQNRIRRRKLLVLLACVISMTADLVGFTLVTEFYGLAVCCAVYGFFMGTLACTHIPMLAEEDVVGLERMSSAAGVYVFIQSFAGLAGPPLGGVLVDMTQNYGSAFYSCAAGMAVSAVFLGLVRPAKRGLLCKKRTLRLNEDVPDDAKWESGENSDLKKADEAPDNTELSSDAHEEANPK; encoded by the exons atggtgCTGTGCCGACTCAAGAGACCAGATTTCTTGGGGCCCAACGTTTACACGGAGCCACCAGACGGAGGCTGGGGATGGGCGGTGGCCGTGGCCTTTTTTGTGGTGGAGGTCTTCACCTACGGCACCATCAAGAGCTTTGGCATTTTCCTGCAAGTTCTGATGGAGGAGTTTGGGGAGAGCAATAGCCGGGTGTCCTGGATTATTTCTATCTGTGTGTTTGTCATGACCTTTAATG GTCCTCTTTCGTCTGTGCTGACCAATCACTTTGGGTTTCAACTTGTTGTCATGCTGGGAGGCCTACTGATTTCCTCAGGGACCATCGCTACAAGTTTTACCACCTCCATCAATCAAATGTACATCACTTACGGCTTAGTGGCAG GTCTTGGATACTGCCTGACTTTTTTACCCACGGTGACAATCCTATCACATTATTTTGCACAGCGCAGGTCACTGGTCATTGCCGTGGCCTCCACTGGAGAGGCCCTGGCCATGTTTGCTCTCGCGCCCG CTTTCTCCTCTTTGAGGGACCTCATCGGCTGGCGTCACACCATGGCGGTGATAGGAGCGTTGCAAGGGTCCATCGTCATTTGCGGCGCTGCGCTTCGGCCGATCGTCATCCAGCCGAAAAGCGGCCAGGATCCAAAGACTGACGAGGACACCAAGTATGCAATCAAAGACGACTCCGTTGTCAGCAAGGCAAAGAACGGCCGCGAGCTCAACGGAGATGGGGCGAGCTACTCCGACGTCCAGTACGAGAAGGCCGACCCGGACCAAGAAGGGAGGACTTTATTAACAGTGGAGGTGAACCCGCAGTTGGCGCCAAGTCTGAAGAAAGACTCCAAGGCGGAGGACGGCCAGATTCAAGATGTGGAGAAACAAGTGAGCAAAGCCCAAGAcaagaaaaatgatgaaaaagctGCACCAAAGTTGAAACTCTTGGATTTCTCCATCCTCAAAGAAGCTAGCTTCATCTTGTACTCGTTCTTCGGACTGTTTGCCACGCTGGGCTTTTTCGCCCCTCAGCTCTACGTCATCGAGCTGAGCGTCAGTCGAGGCGTGGAACGGGATCGCGCCACCTACATGCTGTCCATCATGGCGGTAGCGGAAATTGTCGGCCGCTTTTTCATCGGCTGGGTTCTGACGCAGAATCGAATCCGGCGGAGGAAGCTACTGGTCCTGCTGGCTTGCGTCATTTCCATGACGGCGGATCTAGTGGGATTCACTCTGGTCACGGAATTTTATGGCCTGGCGGTTTGTTGCGCCGTCTACGGCTTCTTCATGGGGACCCTCGCGTGCACGCATATACCCATGCTGGCCGAAGAAGACGTGGTGGGATTAGAGAGGATGTCTTCTGCCGCCGGGGTCTACGTCTTCATACAGAGCTTCGCTGGCCTGGCTGGACCCCCACTTGGAG GTGTATTAGTGGATATGACTCAGAACTACGGCTCGGCCTTTTACTCCTGCGCAGCCGGCATGGCGGTGAGTGCTGTTTTCCTGGGTTTAGTCAGACCCGCTAAAAGAGGGTTGCTTTGCAAGAAGAGGACATTAAGACTCAATGAAGACGTGCCCGATGATGCAAAATGGGAATCTGGGGAAAACAGCGACTTGAAGAAAGCAGATGAAGCACCAGACAATACTGAGCTGAGCTCAGATGCACATGAAGAAGCAAATCCAAAGTAG
- the wipi1 gene encoding WD repeat domain phosphoinositide-interacting protein 1 isoform X1: MDLQDEADGGPEMLRGFICASFNQDTTSLSVGTKTGYRLFSVTAVDKLDCIHEGVECPDVCIVERLFSSSLVVVVSQSVPRRMNVYHFKKGTEICNYSYTNNILSVRLNRQRLVVCLEESIYIHNIKDMKLLKTLLNTPTNPSGLCALSVNHGNSFLAYPGSATIGEITVYDANNLVSRGGFQINAITGRRHSRFPVQSTVTLIQAHASPLAALTFNASGTKLASASEKVSPSSSSNFICHSHQQLPEMSARFPPQGTVIRVFSIPEGQRLFEFRRGMKRYVSISSLSFSADAQFLCASSNTETVHIFKLEQHSPNQEEESPTWSAYVGKMFTAASTYLPAQVTDMMHQDRAFATVRLNMFGLKNICALAMVQKLPRLLVASSDGYLYIYNVDPQDGGECVLVQKHRLFDDGEEQAEHKEDQPPAEGSHLPAGQSYAATVALPSSPPSSTTLLGYSEEGGAQKGDVIPEHEFAEGPLCLDDENEFPPISN; the protein is encoded by the exons ATGGATCTCCAAGACGAAGCGGACGGCGGGCCCGAGATGCTCCGAGGCTTCATCTGTGCCTCGTTTAACCAGGACACCAC CTCTCTGTCGGTGGGCACCAAGACAGGCTACCGTCTTTTCTCAGTCACTGCCGTGGATAAACTGGACTGCATCCACGAGGGAG TGGAGTGTCCCGACGTGTGCATCGTGGAACGGCTGTTCTCCAGCAgcctggtggtggtggtgagccAATCCGTGCCGCGACGGATGAACGTCTACCACTTTAAGAAAGGGACCGAGATCTGCAACTACAGCTACACCAACAACATCCTCAGCGTCCGGCTCAACAGACAG CGACTGGTGGTTTGCTTGGAGGAGTCCATTTATATCCACAATATTAAAGACATGAAGCTCCTCAAGACCCtcctcaacacccccaccaatCCCTCAG GTCTCTGCGCTCTGTCGGTCAACCACGGCAACTCCTTCCTGGCGTATCCCGGTAGCGCCACCATCGGAGAGATCACCGTGTACGACGCAAACAACTTGGTAAGCCGTGGCGGTTTTCAAATAAACGCCATCACGGGCCGCCGTCATTCCCGTTTCCCCGTTCAGAGCACCGTGACGTTGATCCAGGCCCACGCGAGCCCCCTGGCGGCGCTCACCTTCAACGCCTCAGGCACCAAACTAGCCAGTGCTTCGGAGAAAGTcagtccttcttcttcttctaactTTATCTGCCACAGCCACCAGCAATTGCCAGAAATGTCTGCCCGTTTCCCTCCGCAGGGCACCGTTATCCGGGTGTTCAGCATTCCCGAAGGTCAGAGATTGTTCGAGTTTCGACGGGGGATGAAAAG ATACGTTAGCATAAGTTCACTGTCATTCAGCGCCGACGCGCAGTTCCTGTGTGCTTCCAGCAACACGGAGACGGTCCATATCTTCAAACTGGAGCAGCACAGCCCCaa TCAAGAGGAAGAGTCGCCTACATGGTCCGCCTACGTGGGCAAAATGTTCACAGCGGCGAGCACCTACTTGCCAGCTCAGGTGACCGACATGATGCATCAAGACAGGGCCTTTGCCACCGTGCGACTCAACATGTTCGGCCTGAAGAACATCTGCGCGCTAGCCAT GGTTCAGAAGCTGCCTCGCCTGCTCGTGGCGTCCTCAGACGGTTATCTTTACATCTATAATGTCGACCCACAAGATGGAGGCGAGTGTGTGCTGGTTCAAAAACACAG GTTATTTGACGACGGCGAGGAGCAGGCGGAACACAAGGAAGACCAGCCACCGGCGGAGGGCTCCCACCTACCGGCTGGCCAATCATACGCGGCCACCGTAGCTCTCCCTTCCAGCCCGCCTTCTTCTACTACACTTTTGG GATACTCGGAGGAAGGAGGAGCCCAGAAGGGGGACGTCATCCCAGAACACGAGTTCGCCGAAGGCCCCCTGTGTCTGgatgatgaaaatgaatttCCGCCTATCAGTAACTAA
- the wipi1 gene encoding WD repeat domain phosphoinositide-interacting protein 1 isoform X3, with amino-acid sequence MDLQDEADGGPEMLRGFICASFNQDTTSLSVGTKTGYRLFSVTAVDKLDCIHEGVECPDVCIVERLFSSSLVVVVSQSVPRRMNVYHFKKGTEICNYSYTNNILSVRLNRQRLVVCLEESIYIHNIKDMKLLKTLLNTPTNPSGLCALSVNHGNSFLAYPGSATIGEITVYDANNLVSRGGFQINAITGRRHSRFPVQSTVTLIQAHASPLAALTFNASGTKLASASEKGTVIRVFSIPEGQRLFEFRRGMKRYVSISSLSFSADAQFLCASSNTETVHIFKLEQHSPNQEEESPTWSAYVGKMFTAASTYLPAQVTDMMHQDRAFATVRLNMFGLKNICALAMVQKLPRLLVASSDGYLYIYNVDPQDGGECVLVQKHRLFDDGEEQAEHKEDQPPAEGSHLPAGQSYAATVALPSSPPSSTTLLGYSEEGGAQKGDVIPEHEFAEGPLCLDDENEFPPISN; translated from the exons ATGGATCTCCAAGACGAAGCGGACGGCGGGCCCGAGATGCTCCGAGGCTTCATCTGTGCCTCGTTTAACCAGGACACCAC CTCTCTGTCGGTGGGCACCAAGACAGGCTACCGTCTTTTCTCAGTCACTGCCGTGGATAAACTGGACTGCATCCACGAGGGAG TGGAGTGTCCCGACGTGTGCATCGTGGAACGGCTGTTCTCCAGCAgcctggtggtggtggtgagccAATCCGTGCCGCGACGGATGAACGTCTACCACTTTAAGAAAGGGACCGAGATCTGCAACTACAGCTACACCAACAACATCCTCAGCGTCCGGCTCAACAGACAG CGACTGGTGGTTTGCTTGGAGGAGTCCATTTATATCCACAATATTAAAGACATGAAGCTCCTCAAGACCCtcctcaacacccccaccaatCCCTCAG GTCTCTGCGCTCTGTCGGTCAACCACGGCAACTCCTTCCTGGCGTATCCCGGTAGCGCCACCATCGGAGAGATCACCGTGTACGACGCAAACAACTTGGTAAGCCGTGGCGGTTTTCAAATAAACGCCATCACGGGCCGCCGTCATTCCCGTTTCCCCGTTCAGAGCACCGTGACGTTGATCCAGGCCCACGCGAGCCCCCTGGCGGCGCTCACCTTCAACGCCTCAGGCACCAAACTAGCCAGTGCTTCGGAGAAA GGCACCGTTATCCGGGTGTTCAGCATTCCCGAAGGTCAGAGATTGTTCGAGTTTCGACGGGGGATGAAAAG ATACGTTAGCATAAGTTCACTGTCATTCAGCGCCGACGCGCAGTTCCTGTGTGCTTCCAGCAACACGGAGACGGTCCATATCTTCAAACTGGAGCAGCACAGCCCCaa TCAAGAGGAAGAGTCGCCTACATGGTCCGCCTACGTGGGCAAAATGTTCACAGCGGCGAGCACCTACTTGCCAGCTCAGGTGACCGACATGATGCATCAAGACAGGGCCTTTGCCACCGTGCGACTCAACATGTTCGGCCTGAAGAACATCTGCGCGCTAGCCAT GGTTCAGAAGCTGCCTCGCCTGCTCGTGGCGTCCTCAGACGGTTATCTTTACATCTATAATGTCGACCCACAAGATGGAGGCGAGTGTGTGCTGGTTCAAAAACACAG GTTATTTGACGACGGCGAGGAGCAGGCGGAACACAAGGAAGACCAGCCACCGGCGGAGGGCTCCCACCTACCGGCTGGCCAATCATACGCGGCCACCGTAGCTCTCCCTTCCAGCCCGCCTTCTTCTACTACACTTTTGG GATACTCGGAGGAAGGAGGAGCCCAGAAGGGGGACGTCATCCCAGAACACGAGTTCGCCGAAGGCCCCCTGTGTCTGgatgatgaaaatgaatttCCGCCTATCAGTAACTAA
- the wipi1 gene encoding WD repeat domain phosphoinositide-interacting protein 1 isoform X2, whose amino-acid sequence MDLQDEADGGPEMLRGFICASFNQDTTSLSVGTKTGYRLFSVTAVDKLDCIHEGVECPDVCIVERLFSSSLVVVVSQSVPRRMNVYHFKKGTEICNYSYTNNILSVRLNRQRLVVCLEESIYIHNIKDMKLLKTLLNTPTNPSGLCALSVNHGNSFLAYPGSATIGEITVYDANNLSTVTLIQAHASPLAALTFNASGTKLASASEKVSPSSSSNFICHSHQQLPEMSARFPPQGTVIRVFSIPEGQRLFEFRRGMKRYVSISSLSFSADAQFLCASSNTETVHIFKLEQHSPNQEEESPTWSAYVGKMFTAASTYLPAQVTDMMHQDRAFATVRLNMFGLKNICALAMVQKLPRLLVASSDGYLYIYNVDPQDGGECVLVQKHRLFDDGEEQAEHKEDQPPAEGSHLPAGQSYAATVALPSSPPSSTTLLGYSEEGGAQKGDVIPEHEFAEGPLCLDDENEFPPISN is encoded by the exons ATGGATCTCCAAGACGAAGCGGACGGCGGGCCCGAGATGCTCCGAGGCTTCATCTGTGCCTCGTTTAACCAGGACACCAC CTCTCTGTCGGTGGGCACCAAGACAGGCTACCGTCTTTTCTCAGTCACTGCCGTGGATAAACTGGACTGCATCCACGAGGGAG TGGAGTGTCCCGACGTGTGCATCGTGGAACGGCTGTTCTCCAGCAgcctggtggtggtggtgagccAATCCGTGCCGCGACGGATGAACGTCTACCACTTTAAGAAAGGGACCGAGATCTGCAACTACAGCTACACCAACAACATCCTCAGCGTCCGGCTCAACAGACAG CGACTGGTGGTTTGCTTGGAGGAGTCCATTTATATCCACAATATTAAAGACATGAAGCTCCTCAAGACCCtcctcaacacccccaccaatCCCTCAG GTCTCTGCGCTCTGTCGGTCAACCACGGCAACTCCTTCCTGGCGTATCCCGGTAGCGCCACCATCGGAGAGATCACCGTGTACGACGCAAACAACTTG AGCACCGTGACGTTGATCCAGGCCCACGCGAGCCCCCTGGCGGCGCTCACCTTCAACGCCTCAGGCACCAAACTAGCCAGTGCTTCGGAGAAAGTcagtccttcttcttcttctaactTTATCTGCCACAGCCACCAGCAATTGCCAGAAATGTCTGCCCGTTTCCCTCCGCAGGGCACCGTTATCCGGGTGTTCAGCATTCCCGAAGGTCAGAGATTGTTCGAGTTTCGACGGGGGATGAAAAG ATACGTTAGCATAAGTTCACTGTCATTCAGCGCCGACGCGCAGTTCCTGTGTGCTTCCAGCAACACGGAGACGGTCCATATCTTCAAACTGGAGCAGCACAGCCCCaa TCAAGAGGAAGAGTCGCCTACATGGTCCGCCTACGTGGGCAAAATGTTCACAGCGGCGAGCACCTACTTGCCAGCTCAGGTGACCGACATGATGCATCAAGACAGGGCCTTTGCCACCGTGCGACTCAACATGTTCGGCCTGAAGAACATCTGCGCGCTAGCCAT GGTTCAGAAGCTGCCTCGCCTGCTCGTGGCGTCCTCAGACGGTTATCTTTACATCTATAATGTCGACCCACAAGATGGAGGCGAGTGTGTGCTGGTTCAAAAACACAG GTTATTTGACGACGGCGAGGAGCAGGCGGAACACAAGGAAGACCAGCCACCGGCGGAGGGCTCCCACCTACCGGCTGGCCAATCATACGCGGCCACCGTAGCTCTCCCTTCCAGCCCGCCTTCTTCTACTACACTTTTGG GATACTCGGAGGAAGGAGGAGCCCAGAAGGGGGACGTCATCCCAGAACACGAGTTCGCCGAAGGCCCCCTGTGTCTGgatgatgaaaatgaatttCCGCCTATCAGTAACTAA
- the wipi1 gene encoding WD repeat domain phosphoinositide-interacting protein 1 isoform X4 yields MDLQDEADGGPEMLRGFICASFNQDTTSLSVGTKTGYRLFSVTAVDKLDCIHEGVECPDVCIVERLFSSSLVVVVSQSVPRRMNVYHFKKGTEICNYSYTNNILSVRLNRQRLVVCLEESIYIHNIKDMKLLKTLLNTPTNPSGLCALSVNHGNSFLAYPGSATIGEITVYDANNLSTVTLIQAHASPLAALTFNASGTKLASASEKGTVIRVFSIPEGQRLFEFRRGMKRYVSISSLSFSADAQFLCASSNTETVHIFKLEQHSPNQEEESPTWSAYVGKMFTAASTYLPAQVTDMMHQDRAFATVRLNMFGLKNICALAMVQKLPRLLVASSDGYLYIYNVDPQDGGECVLVQKHRLFDDGEEQAEHKEDQPPAEGSHLPAGQSYAATVALPSSPPSSTTLLGYSEEGGAQKGDVIPEHEFAEGPLCLDDENEFPPISN; encoded by the exons ATGGATCTCCAAGACGAAGCGGACGGCGGGCCCGAGATGCTCCGAGGCTTCATCTGTGCCTCGTTTAACCAGGACACCAC CTCTCTGTCGGTGGGCACCAAGACAGGCTACCGTCTTTTCTCAGTCACTGCCGTGGATAAACTGGACTGCATCCACGAGGGAG TGGAGTGTCCCGACGTGTGCATCGTGGAACGGCTGTTCTCCAGCAgcctggtggtggtggtgagccAATCCGTGCCGCGACGGATGAACGTCTACCACTTTAAGAAAGGGACCGAGATCTGCAACTACAGCTACACCAACAACATCCTCAGCGTCCGGCTCAACAGACAG CGACTGGTGGTTTGCTTGGAGGAGTCCATTTATATCCACAATATTAAAGACATGAAGCTCCTCAAGACCCtcctcaacacccccaccaatCCCTCAG GTCTCTGCGCTCTGTCGGTCAACCACGGCAACTCCTTCCTGGCGTATCCCGGTAGCGCCACCATCGGAGAGATCACCGTGTACGACGCAAACAACTTG AGCACCGTGACGTTGATCCAGGCCCACGCGAGCCCCCTGGCGGCGCTCACCTTCAACGCCTCAGGCACCAAACTAGCCAGTGCTTCGGAGAAA GGCACCGTTATCCGGGTGTTCAGCATTCCCGAAGGTCAGAGATTGTTCGAGTTTCGACGGGGGATGAAAAG ATACGTTAGCATAAGTTCACTGTCATTCAGCGCCGACGCGCAGTTCCTGTGTGCTTCCAGCAACACGGAGACGGTCCATATCTTCAAACTGGAGCAGCACAGCCCCaa TCAAGAGGAAGAGTCGCCTACATGGTCCGCCTACGTGGGCAAAATGTTCACAGCGGCGAGCACCTACTTGCCAGCTCAGGTGACCGACATGATGCATCAAGACAGGGCCTTTGCCACCGTGCGACTCAACATGTTCGGCCTGAAGAACATCTGCGCGCTAGCCAT GGTTCAGAAGCTGCCTCGCCTGCTCGTGGCGTCCTCAGACGGTTATCTTTACATCTATAATGTCGACCCACAAGATGGAGGCGAGTGTGTGCTGGTTCAAAAACACAG GTTATTTGACGACGGCGAGGAGCAGGCGGAACACAAGGAAGACCAGCCACCGGCGGAGGGCTCCCACCTACCGGCTGGCCAATCATACGCGGCCACCGTAGCTCTCCCTTCCAGCCCGCCTTCTTCTACTACACTTTTGG GATACTCGGAGGAAGGAGGAGCCCAGAAGGGGGACGTCATCCCAGAACACGAGTTCGCCGAAGGCCCCCTGTGTCTGgatgatgaaaatgaatttCCGCCTATCAGTAACTAA